ATGGCCCTCGGAACTTTTCTATCGATTATTACCACATCATACCTGCCAAAACCGCTTTCCCTCTCGGATTTTATTTCGTAGCGCTCGCCTAGCACACTGAGCATCCCAAGGACAAAGGCTTGATACACTTTTTCAGCTTCATCTGCGAAAGTGTGATAGCTCGAAACCTTGAGGAGAATTTCGTTGAAATCCCTTTCGAAGGCTTCACCTTTTTTTTCAAAAAGATACTCTAACATTTGCTCTATCTTTCCATATTCAAAGCCGAGGCCTTTGAGCCAGTTTATTATTGTCGTCCTGTAAAAGGCTAGCACTTCTTTATTGGGCGGGTAAAGCTCGCACACCCACTGCCCGAAGGTGCTGTCTATTTTCTTGCTTTTCGGGGTTAGATACCCGCCGAACAGGAATAAACCCCACATGGCGCTCTCGTTTATCGAGCCGTTTTCGTATTTCAAATCCCTCAATGCAGAGGTTGATTCTATCATCTCCGTTAAGCCTTCGCCCGATAGTAGTTTTTCTATCTTTTGCTTTACGCGGGGAGGGCTATTTAGGTATTGATTCATTCAATCCAGTTTTCAATAGATAGGTCAGGAATTCTGCCGAATTCGCTTACATTGTTTGTCACCAGGGTAAGGTTTTCAGAAAGGGCATGGGCAGCAATTAATAAATCATACGCTCCGATAGTCTGCCCCGTTTTTTCAAGGAATGCGCGGATTTCTCCATACTTAACCGCTGCTCTATCGGAAAAAGGCAGTATTTCGATTGGGGCCAGAAAAGCAGCTAGAGCAG
This genomic interval from Caldanaerovirga acetigignens contains the following:
- a CDS encoding PD-(D/E)XK nuclease domain-containing protein, which codes for MIESTSALRDLKYENGSINESAMWGLFLFGGYLTPKSKKIDSTFGQWVCELYPPNKEVLAFYRTTIINWLKGLGFEYGKIEQMLEYLFEKKGEAFERDFNEILLKVSSYHTFADEAEKVYQAFVLGMLSVLGERYEIKSERESGFGRYDVVIIDRKVPRAIIMEFKVSEDDLAKDALKALEQIENKKYEADLRDRGIMDIAKAGIALKGKSCSCRVA
- the vapC gene encoding type II toxin-antitoxin system tRNA(fMet)-specific endonuclease VapC; translated protein: MRYMLDTNICIYIIKKKPVNVLDRLKRLDIGDICISVITLAELVYGVEKSQNREKNQTALAAFLAPIEILPFSDRAAVKYGEIRAFLEKTGQTIGAYDLLIAAHALSENLTLVTNNVSEFGRIPDLSIENWIE